In the genome of Candidatus Angelobacter sp., one region contains:
- a CDS encoding RDD family protein: MKRKPLSEKSIPTFAIGMLALLGVLPLRAQDDANRKKDEPAAVEQPADSPTRAVDANDEGGGRTWRDGRDAVMIGNDFVLKEDEIVANVVVVSGNATIRGRVTRDLVVVAGSANITGTVDGDVAVVLGSATLGPNAEVKRDVTVVGGALTSEPTTKIGGEPVVVSSFGVFRNFEWLKAYAIHGLMLARPIAPQVGWVWAVAGICLFIYLLIALLFPRPIQACVEALEKRPVGSFFMGILLFVLFAPLTFLLAVSIVGIVVIPFLACAMVVAFLFGKVSVYRFAGTQLGKQFNLSALQLPLVAFLVGALLFCLLYTIPVLGFLVWAAVIPFGMGAVVLAAFGGLRREGNGKAPVAPTGGGAVAVAGPPDLEPPLMRAPATPADFISMSRAGFWLRTFATIMDVLLFVFVVIVTGPKAVFLWFIYHVAMWAWKGTTVGGIVMGIKLVRVDGRPVDVGVALVRAAASIFSALIFGLGFFWAGWNRERQSWHDKIAGTLMVKVPKGVALL; this comes from the coding sequence ATGAAACGAAAACCATTGTCTGAAAAATCAATCCCGACGTTTGCCATCGGAATGCTGGCGCTGCTCGGCGTTTTGCCTCTACGGGCGCAAGATGACGCCAACAGGAAGAAAGACGAACCTGCCGCAGTAGAGCAGCCGGCCGACTCGCCGACGCGCGCTGTGGACGCGAACGACGAAGGCGGAGGCCGAACGTGGCGGGATGGAAGAGATGCCGTGATGATCGGCAACGATTTCGTACTAAAGGAGGATGAGATTGTGGCGAATGTGGTGGTCGTGTCGGGGAATGCCACGATCAGGGGTCGGGTGACGCGGGATCTGGTCGTTGTGGCGGGGTCGGCCAACATTACCGGGACCGTGGATGGGGACGTGGCCGTCGTTCTTGGTTCGGCAACGCTCGGACCGAACGCGGAGGTCAAGCGTGACGTAACTGTTGTGGGCGGCGCTTTGACGAGCGAGCCGACCACAAAAATAGGTGGAGAACCGGTTGTCGTTTCGTCTTTCGGAGTTTTTCGAAATTTTGAATGGCTCAAAGCCTATGCGATTCACGGTCTGATGCTGGCCCGGCCGATTGCCCCGCAAGTAGGCTGGGTCTGGGCCGTGGCCGGGATTTGCTTGTTCATCTACTTGTTGATCGCTCTTCTTTTTCCCCGGCCAATCCAGGCTTGCGTGGAGGCGTTGGAGAAAAGGCCCGTGGGTTCGTTCTTTATGGGCATTCTGCTGTTCGTGTTGTTCGCTCCGCTGACATTCCTGCTGGCGGTGTCAATCGTCGGGATCGTCGTCATCCCGTTTCTTGCCTGCGCGATGGTCGTCGCCTTTCTCTTCGGAAAGGTATCTGTGTACCGTTTTGCCGGGACGCAGTTGGGCAAACAATTCAATCTTTCGGCACTTCAACTCCCGCTGGTCGCATTCCTTGTCGGCGCATTGCTTTTTTGTCTTCTCTACACGATCCCGGTCCTCGGCTTTCTCGTCTGGGCCGCCGTCATTCCGTTCGGGATGGGCGCGGTCGTACTGGCGGCTTTTGGTGGGCTTCGCCGGGAAGGGAACGGAAAGGCGCCGGTTGCGCCAACGGGCGGAGGCGCGGTCGCGGTTGCGGGACCACCCGATCTGGAACCTCCACTGATGCGGGCACCGGCGACACCGGCGGATTTTATTTCCATGTCGCGAGCCGGGTTCTGGCTGCGCACCTTTGCCACGATAATGGACGTATTATTGTTTGTTTTCGTGGTTATTGTTACCGGACCAAAAGCGGTGTTTCTGTGGTTCATCTATCACGTCGCGATGTGGGCGTGGAAGGGGACGACCGTCGGCGGAATCGTCATGGGCATCAAGCTCGTCCGCGTCGACGGGCGCCCGGTAGACGTGGGAGTCGCACTGGTGCGGGCGGCTGCCAGTATATTTTCCGCGCTGATCTTTGGATTGGGATTTTTCTGGGCCGGCTGGAACCGCGAGAGGCAATCGTGGCATGACAAGATCGCCGGGACTCTGATGGTGAAGGTGCCGAAGGGAGTGGCGCTGCTCTGA
- a CDS encoding iron-sulfur cluster assembly accessory protein: protein MIAPTANNADARPLYRVGDERLIRVTPGAAGKVGSLLARQGRPNGVLRVAVVGGGCSGLQYKMDLQEGPANRDILVETGGIKVVVDPKSALYVTGSELDYLDALEGGGFKVKNPNAASSCSCGESFSA from the coding sequence ATGATTGCACCAACAGCGAATAATGCGGATGCACGCCCCCTCTACCGGGTGGGCGACGAACGGCTCATTCGTGTAACGCCCGGCGCCGCGGGAAAAGTGGGCTCCTTGCTGGCCCGGCAGGGGCGTCCAAATGGTGTACTCCGTGTCGCAGTTGTGGGCGGTGGCTGTTCCGGTCTTCAATACAAAATGGACCTTCAGGAGGGGCCGGCAAATCGTGACATTCTTGTTGAAACGGGAGGAATCAAAGTCGTCGTTGATCCCAAAAGCGCGTTGTATGTGACGGGCAGCGAACTGGACTACCTGGATGCGCTGGAGGGAGGCGGTTTCAAGGTGAAAAACCCCAATGCCGCCAGCAGTTGTTCCTGCGGCGAAAGTTTCAGCGCCTGA
- a CDS encoding VCBS repeat-containing protein — protein MSSFKSFAFAVFFVGATAFLETRAAETAPNDKAAGATNRSTSAKTSVVGRIAAQSYCQTCHLLPEPDMLDKKTWRDELLPKMKYLTGMAPPTTNYFKDLDLLLKANVFPKSPMMTEKTWDAIVDYYVSAAPEKLVSFQDQSKIAVDLQQFTAMPARFRRSPPHTTLVRIDPVRHVIMMGDAQLQGVDFLDTDGSLISTARLGNIPVGMTETERAFYFAAIGNFFPREETRGQLLMLEKTPEGLRRSTVLNDLPRTTDVKFGDFNEDGREDFALCVYGNYIGRFSWFENKGNGRYEEHVLLDKPGALSCAVYDFNKDGHADLAVLVAQALESMFIFTGDGKGHFTQHLIFQKQPSWGHSGFELADFNKDGLMDLLVTNGDNADFSTSPTKPYHGIRIYLNRGNLRFEEAWFFHLNGAYKAIARDFDQDGDLDIAAISFFPDYDRSPRESFVYLENHGNLQFTASTFRECIAGRWLTMDSGDVDGDGDDDLVLGSLVKMPTPVPDFLKKTWDESGPSVMILKNNLFKPGGKSPHQ, from the coding sequence ATGAGTTCGTTCAAGAGTTTTGCCTTCGCTGTCTTCTTTGTGGGGGCCACCGCTTTTCTGGAAACCAGAGCGGCGGAAACTGCTCCAAACGACAAGGCTGCCGGCGCAACGAATCGTTCAACCTCCGCCAAAACGAGTGTGGTCGGACGAATCGCCGCGCAAAGCTATTGCCAGACCTGCCATTTGCTGCCCGAGCCGGACATGCTGGACAAAAAAACGTGGCGGGACGAATTGCTGCCCAAGATGAAGTATTTGACCGGCATGGCCCCTCCAACCACCAATTACTTTAAGGACCTCGACCTTCTATTGAAGGCGAACGTGTTTCCCAAATCGCCGATGATGACAGAAAAAACCTGGGATGCCATTGTTGATTACTATGTCTCGGCTGCGCCGGAGAAGCTAGTGTCCTTCCAGGACCAGTCGAAGATCGCCGTGGACCTCCAACAGTTCACGGCCATGCCCGCGAGATTCAGACGCTCCCCACCCCACACAACACTGGTCCGGATTGACCCCGTTCGGCATGTCATCATGATGGGGGACGCCCAGCTCCAGGGCGTGGACTTTTTAGACACAGACGGTTCCCTGATTTCGACTGCCCGCCTGGGCAACATCCCGGTTGGGATGACGGAAACCGAACGGGCCTTTTACTTCGCAGCCATCGGAAATTTTTTCCCGCGCGAGGAAACCAGAGGGCAGTTGCTCATGCTGGAAAAGACACCCGAAGGGTTACGACGAAGCACAGTCCTCAACGACCTGCCCAGGACCACGGACGTCAAGTTCGGCGACTTCAACGAGGACGGTCGCGAGGACTTTGCTTTATGTGTGTATGGGAATTATATCGGCCGTTTTTCCTGGTTCGAAAACAAAGGCAACGGCCGGTACGAAGAGCATGTGCTTCTCGACAAACCCGGGGCGCTGAGTTGTGCTGTGTATGATTTCAACAAAGACGGTCACGCAGACCTGGCCGTGCTGGTGGCCCAGGCGTTGGAATCGATGTTCATCTTCACAGGCGACGGAAAGGGCCACTTCACACAGCACTTGATCTTCCAGAAGCAGCCCAGTTGGGGTCATTCCGGTTTTGAACTGGCCGATTTCAACAAAGACGGGTTGATGGATTTACTCGTAACAAATGGTGACAACGCCGACTTTTCCACGTCTCCAACCAAGCCGTATCACGGAATTCGCATTTATCTCAATCGCGGCAACCTGCGGTTCGAAGAGGCTTGGTTCTTTCATTTGAACGGAGCCTACAAGGCCATCGCGAGAGATTTCGACCAGGACGGGGACCTCGACATCGCTGCGATCTCCTTTTTCCCCGATTACGACCGGTCACCTCGTGAAAGCTTTGTGTATCTTGAGAACCATGGCAACCTGCAGTTCACGGCCTCGACCTTTCGGGAGTGCATCGCGGGCCGGTGGCTAACGATGGACTCCGGTGATGTCGATGGCGACGGTGATGACGACCTGGTTTTGGGTTCGTTGGTTAAGATGCCAACGCCGGTGCCGGACTTTCTTAAAAAGACTTGGGACGAAAGCGGGCCATCCGTGATGATTCTAAAAAACAACCTTTTCAAACCCGGAGGAAAATCTCCTCATCAGTAG